The sequence below is a genomic window from Halolamina litorea.
GAACTATGACCGATCCGCTGCTCGTCCGCGCCGCCCGCGGCGAGCGCACCGAGCGCCCGCCCGTCTGGCTGATGCGACAGGCCGGCCGACACCTGCCAGAGTACCGTGAACTCCGGGAGAACTACACGTTCCGTGAGGCCATCGAGACCCCCGAGATCGCCGAGGAGATCACCCTCCAGCCCTACGAGCGCTACGGCGTCGACGGCGTCGTGATGTTCTCGGACATCCTCACCTGTCTGGAGCCGCTGGGCTTCGACTACCACATCGAGTCCGGCGTCGGCCCCGTGATCGAGAACCCCGTCGAGGGGCCGGACGACGTGGCGCGACGCCGCGGCGACGTGCGCGAGGAACTCTCCTTCGTCGCCGACCTGCTCGACCGCCTCGACGAGAGCGTCGCCGACGAGGACGCCGTGTTGGGCTTCGCGGGCGGGCCGTTCACGCTCGCCTCCTACGTCGTCGCCGGCGGGCCCGACCGCGGGCGCAAGGAGGTCCGGAAGTTCCGCGCACAGCACCCCGAGGCGTTCCTCGAACTGATGGAGCGCTTCACCGGTGTCGTCGCCGAGTACCTCCGGATGCAGGCCGACCACGGCGCCGACGCGGTCCAACTGTTCGACACCTACGCCGGCGTGCTGCCGCCCGCCGACTACGAGCGCTACGTGCTCCCGCTCCACCGCGAGATCATCGACAGCGTCGACCTCCCGACCGTGGAGTTCGTTCGGAACATGGGCGGCCGTCTGGAGAGTCTGGAGGCCACCGGCGCCGACGCCGTCGCGCTCGACTGGACCGTCGACATGAGCGTCGCTCGCTCGCAACTGGGCGACACCCCCGTTCAGGGGAACCTCGACCCGACGCTGTTGTACGCCGATCCCGAGACGGTCCGCGAGCGAACCGCGGAGATCATCGAAGCCGCCGGGCCGGAGGGTCACATCCTGAACCTCGGCCACGGCGTCAACCGCGACACCCCCATCGAGGGCGTCGAAGCGTTCGTCGAAACCGCGAAGAACTGGGAGTGGTAGGGTTACTCGGTGCGGGCTCGCTACTCGCTCGCCGATAGCTCGCCGGCGAGGCGGCGTCCCTCACGGACCCGGGAGGGAAGCCCCATCCGGCCCGTGTAGTTCGTCGCCAGCGTGAGCCCCTCGGGGAGGTCGACGCGCTCGGCGGCGTCCCACGAGTCGTCCCACGCGGGGAACGCCCGCGGCATGCGCTCGACGTTGAGCACCTCGGCGTCGGCTCCCATGACGCGGCGGAACTCCGTGACCGCCGTCTGGCCGAGTTCCGCCTCGCTCCGGTCGACGGCGCCGGGGTCGTGCATCCCGCCGAGGAAGACGGTGTAGACCCCGTCGCGGTCGAACAGGCTTGGGTTCCACGTCACGCCCAGCGTCCGCATCGGCTCGGTCCGGCGGACCTGGTAGCCGAAGCCGTCCGCCCGGGCCGAACTCTCCAGGTGGACGAGCACGAGCGGGTTGTAGTTGAACGAGCGGAGCGCCGCGGCGCTGTCGGGGTCGACGCCCTCGACGATGTCGGCGGTGGCGTCGGCGGGCGTCGTGATCACCACGTGCTCGAAGCGCCGGCTGCCGTCGGCGGTGTGGACGATCCACTCGGGGTCGTCGCCGCTCCCGGCGCGCTCGATTCTGGTCACCGGCGTCTCGCGTTCGATCCGGTCGGCGTGGGCCTCGGCCAACGCCTCGGGGAGCCGCTGGAGTCCGCTCTCGAAGCTTGCCGGCGGCGGCGTCTCGCTCTCGGAGAACACGAGCCGCGAGAGCGCCGCCCGCAGCAGGCTCCCCTCCTTCTTCTCCAACCCCATGATGGGCTCGAGCGCGTGTTTCGCGGGCATGTCCGCGGGGTCCGAGCCGTACGTCCCGCCGAAGATCGGTGCGATGAGGTTCGTGTACGTCTCGGTACCGAACTTCCGGACGAAGGCGTCCCGTGCGGACTCCTCGGGGTCGATCGGGTCGGTCAGCGGTTCGGCCAGCAGCCGGAGCTTCGC
It includes:
- the hemE gene encoding uroporphyrinogen decarboxylase — protein: MTDPLLVRAARGERTERPPVWLMRQAGRHLPEYRELRENYTFREAIETPEIAEEITLQPYERYGVDGVVMFSDILTCLEPLGFDYHIESGVGPVIENPVEGPDDVARRRGDVREELSFVADLLDRLDESVADEDAVLGFAGGPFTLASYVVAGGPDRGRKEVRKFRAQHPEAFLELMERFTGVVAEYLRMQADHGADAVQLFDTYAGVLPPADYERYVLPLHREIIDSVDLPTVEFVRNMGGRLESLEATGADAVALDWTVDMSVARSQLGDTPVQGNLDPTLLYADPETVRERTAEIIEAAGPEGHILNLGHGVNRDTPIEGVEAFVETAKNWEW
- the hemG gene encoding protoporphyrinogen oxidase gives rise to the protein MSDADTDAGDGAGTDARVAVVGGGMTGLSTLHALEERGVGSVVYEATDEVGGVVRSREMEGKVVEVGPQRLRMTDAISAMVTDLDLADEVITADDDLPLFVYADGKLREVPRSLAAFRRTDLLSAGAKLRLLAEPLTDPIDPEESARDAFVRKFGTETYTNLIAPIFGGTYGSDPADMPAKHALEPIMGLEKKEGSLLRAALSRLVFSESETPPPASFESGLQRLPEALAEAHADRIERETPVTRIERAGSGDDPEWIVHTADGSRRFEHVVITTPADATADIVEGVDPDSAAALRSFNYNPLVLVHLESSARADGFGYQVRRTEPMRTLGVTWNPSLFDRDGVYTVFLGGMHDPGAVDRSEAELGQTAVTEFRRVMGADAEVLNVERMPRAFPAWDDSWDAAERVDLPEGLTLATNYTGRMGLPSRVREGRRLAGELSASE